The Saccharothrix variisporea genome has a segment encoding these proteins:
- a CDS encoding LLM class F420-dependent oxidoreductase, with translation MRIGAIFPQLEIGNDPADIRGWAQSVEELGYTHAMAFDHVLGAGVDTRPGWRGYTSESLFHEVFVLFGYLAAVTTDLELMTGVLVLPQRQTALVAKQAAEVDVLSGGRLRLGVGIGWNPVEYEALNEEFAGRGARSTEQVEVLQRLWASDTVTFTGKWHRIDNAGINPRPAAGRIPVWFGGHAEQVLRRAGRLGDGWLPHRPPDATAAEMIARVRGYARDAGRDPGALGFEPRLTLSDVPEQEWASYVGRWVELGATHLSVNTMGLGLRSAADHVSVLRDVMKVLG, from the coding sequence ATGCGCATCGGAGCGATCTTCCCGCAGTTGGAGATCGGCAACGACCCGGCCGACATCCGCGGCTGGGCGCAGTCGGTCGAGGAGTTGGGCTACACCCACGCGATGGCGTTCGACCACGTGCTGGGCGCGGGCGTGGACACCCGGCCGGGGTGGCGCGGGTACACCAGCGAGTCGCTGTTCCACGAGGTGTTCGTGCTGTTCGGCTACCTCGCGGCGGTGACCACGGACCTGGAGCTGATGACCGGCGTGCTGGTGCTGCCGCAACGCCAGACGGCGCTGGTGGCCAAGCAGGCGGCCGAGGTCGACGTGCTCAGCGGCGGCCGACTGCGGCTGGGCGTGGGCATCGGCTGGAACCCGGTGGAGTACGAGGCGTTGAACGAGGAGTTCGCCGGGCGCGGGGCGCGCAGCACCGAGCAGGTCGAGGTGCTGCAGCGGCTGTGGGCGTCGGACACGGTGACCTTCACCGGCAAGTGGCACCGCATCGACAACGCCGGCATCAACCCGCGCCCGGCGGCCGGCCGCATCCCGGTGTGGTTCGGCGGCCACGCGGAGCAGGTGCTGCGCCGGGCCGGGCGGCTGGGCGACGGCTGGCTGCCGCACCGCCCGCCGGACGCCACGGCGGCCGAGATGATCGCCCGGGTGCGGGGCTACGCGCGGGACGCGGGCCGCGACCCCGGCGCACTGGGCTTCGAACCGCGGCTGACGCTGTCGGACGTGCCCGAGCAGGAGTGGGCGTCCTACGTCGGCCGGTGGGTCGAGTTGGGCGCGACGCACCTGAGCGTGAACACGATGGGTCTCGGGCTGCGGTCGGCCGCCGACCACGTGTCGGTGCTGCGTGACGTCATGAAGGTGCTGGGCTAG
- a CDS encoding SDR family NAD(P)-dependent oxidoreductase, producing MDLHLSGRVAVVTGASRGIGLAVTRALAEEGASVVAGSRTLTPELLGVADSFSGRLRTVTVDLSDQSGADRLVSAAVQTFGGVDIVVNNVGGVRPRMGGFLSITDEDWNWGLDVNLMTAVRTTRAALPHLERRGGGNIVNVSTVMSFLADPDVYDYTAGKAALSNFTKALSKEVGPKGIRVNTVSPGPVETDMWTREDGIAPTVVRAVGVDQDAFLKEMASRMVTGRFTKPEEVADLVLFLASDRAGNVHGSDFFIDGGMITTM from the coding sequence ATGGATCTGCATCTGTCGGGCCGGGTGGCGGTGGTGACCGGGGCGAGCCGCGGCATCGGTCTGGCCGTGACGAGGGCGTTGGCCGAGGAGGGTGCGTCGGTCGTGGCCGGGTCCCGCACGCTCACGCCGGAGCTGCTGGGCGTGGCCGACAGCTTCAGCGGCCGGCTCCGCACGGTGACCGTCGACCTGTCCGACCAGTCCGGGGCGGACAGACTGGTCTCCGCCGCCGTGCAGACGTTCGGCGGGGTGGACATCGTGGTGAACAACGTCGGCGGCGTGCGCCCCCGGATGGGCGGGTTCCTGTCCATCACCGACGAGGACTGGAACTGGGGCCTGGACGTCAACCTCATGACCGCGGTCCGCACCACCCGCGCCGCGCTGCCGCACCTGGAGCGCCGGGGCGGCGGCAACATCGTCAACGTGAGCACCGTGATGTCCTTCCTGGCCGACCCGGACGTCTACGACTACACGGCGGGCAAGGCGGCGCTGAGCAACTTCACCAAGGCGCTGTCGAAGGAGGTCGGTCCCAAGGGCATCCGCGTCAACACCGTCTCGCCGGGTCCGGTGGAGACCGACATGTGGACGCGGGAGGACGGCATCGCGCCGACCGTGGTCCGCGCGGTCGGCGTCGACCAGGACGCCTTCCTCAAGGAGATGGCCAGCCGCATGGTGACCGGCCGGTTCACCAAGCCCGAGGAGGTGGCCGACCTGGTCCTGTTCCTGGCCAGCGACCGCGCGGGCAACGTGCACGGCTCGGACTTCTTCATCGACGGCGGCATGATCACCACGATGTAG
- a CDS encoding ClpP family protease, translating into MTTTEKLPLFDHRLRERFLAQRVLVLDGPLDDDNGTVLATQMLALAGEDPGRDIALWIHSPGGSVPAMLAIRDVMRLIPCDVATLALGLACSAGQFLLSAGTPGKRFALPHARILMHQGSSGISGSAVEVQVQADDLRHTRDTVLGLIAEDTGQPVDRIFADSLHDRWFTTEQALEYGFIDHVVDSLGQVLPVRTHEIGLGVRA; encoded by the coding sequence ATGACCACCACCGAGAAGCTGCCGCTGTTCGACCACCGGCTGCGCGAACGGTTCCTCGCCCAACGCGTCCTGGTCCTCGACGGGCCGCTGGACGACGACAACGGGACCGTGCTGGCCACCCAGATGCTCGCCCTCGCGGGCGAGGACCCCGGCCGGGACATCGCGCTGTGGATCCACTCGCCGGGCGGCTCGGTGCCCGCCATGCTGGCCATCCGCGACGTCATGCGGCTGATCCCCTGCGACGTGGCCACCCTCGCGCTCGGGCTGGCGTGCAGCGCCGGGCAGTTCCTGCTGTCGGCGGGCACCCCGGGCAAGCGCTTCGCCCTGCCCCACGCCCGGATCCTCATGCACCAGGGTTCGTCGGGCATCAGCGGGTCGGCGGTGGAGGTGCAGGTGCAGGCCGACGACCTGCGGCACACCCGCGACACCGTGCTCGGCCTCATCGCCGAGGACACCGGTCAGCCGGTGGACCGGATCTTCGCCGACTCCCTGCACGACCGCTGGTTCACCACCGAACAGGCCCTCGAGTACGGCTTCATCGACCACGTCGTCGACAGCCTGGGCCAGGTCCTGCCCGTCCGCACGCACGAGATCGGACTGGGGGTCCGCGCATGA
- a CDS encoding ClpP family protease, translating to MSTYTIPNVITRGVGGERIMDVYSHLLSERIIYLGTAIDSGVANALIAQLLYLEADNPDSEINLYINNEGGDPAAMLALYDTMRYIKAPVATTCIGQAVATGAVLLAAGRPGHRFVLPHTRVVLHQPAAQGRGTIPDLILQADEVIRVRTQLEEILSRHTGRDVEQLRHDTDRDRVFDAAGAVAYGLADHVLDHRG from the coding sequence ATGAGCACCTACACCATCCCGAACGTGATCACGCGCGGCGTCGGCGGCGAGCGGATCATGGACGTCTACTCGCACCTGCTGTCCGAGCGGATCATCTACCTGGGCACCGCGATCGACTCCGGCGTGGCCAACGCGCTCATCGCGCAGCTGCTGTACCTGGAGGCGGACAACCCGGACAGCGAGATCAACCTCTACATCAACAACGAGGGCGGCGACCCGGCCGCGATGCTCGCGCTGTACGACACCATGCGCTACATCAAGGCCCCGGTGGCGACCACGTGCATCGGGCAGGCCGTGGCGACGGGCGCGGTGCTGCTGGCGGCGGGCCGACCGGGCCACCGTTTCGTGCTGCCGCACACCCGGGTCGTGCTGCACCAGCCGGCGGCACAGGGCCGCGGCACCATCCCCGACCTGATCCTCCAGGCCGACGAGGTGATCCGGGTGCGCACGCAGCTGGAGGAGATCCTGTCCCGGCACACCGGCCGCGACGTCGAGCAACTGCGCCACGACACCGACCGCGACCGCGTGTTCGACGCGGCCGGCGCGGTCGCCTACGGCCTCGCCGACCACGTCCTCGACCACCGCGGCTGA
- a CDS encoding helix-turn-helix domain-containing protein has protein sequence MADILPFNRERARTPDRDRERRDPQRRDVERRAAGHRDSAHRGPEPLWRDLLGRSLRAVREEQGGRLVDVAERAGISPQYLSEIERGRKEPSSEMIAAVTGALGVELADLLIGIAGDVRRGTGRRPAGPVLLAA, from the coding sequence ATGGCGGACATCCTCCCCTTCAACCGAGAGCGCGCCCGCACCCCCGACCGGGACCGCGAGCGCCGTGACCCGCAGCGCCGCGACGTCGAGCGCCGTGCTGCCGGGCACCGCGACTCCGCGCACCGCGGGCCGGAGCCGTTGTGGCGGGACCTGCTCGGGCGCAGTCTGCGCGCGGTCCGGGAGGAGCAGGGCGGTCGGCTGGTCGACGTCGCCGAGCGGGCCGGGATCTCGCCGCAGTACCTGTCGGAGATCGAACGCGGCCGCAAGGAACCGTCCAGCGAGATGATCGCCGCGGTGACCGGCGCGCTCGGCGTCGAGCTGGCCGACTTGCTCATCGGCATCGCCGGCGACGTGCGGCGCGGCACGGGCCGCCGCCCCGCGGGACCCGTGCTGCTGGCCGCCTGA
- a CDS encoding GlcG/HbpS family heme-binding protein — MSALSLQDARRLLDAALEHAEQLGVQAAIAVVDEGGHTKASARTDGATFLTLSLATGKAVTAAGLGFDTSGLGEFLAGAPVLLAGLSTQPGVTVVPGGVPIVRDGAVIGAIGVSGGQGGEDEPIAKAALSALVAEAAI, encoded by the coding sequence ATGAGCGCACTCTCCCTCCAGGACGCCCGCCGCCTGCTGGACGCGGCGCTGGAGCACGCGGAGCAGCTGGGCGTCCAGGCGGCGATCGCCGTCGTCGACGAGGGTGGCCACACCAAGGCCTCGGCGCGCACGGACGGCGCCACGTTCCTGACCCTGTCGCTGGCCACGGGCAAGGCGGTCACCGCCGCCGGACTGGGCTTCGACACCAGCGGCCTGGGCGAGTTCCTGGCCGGCGCCCCGGTGCTGCTCGCGGGCCTGTCCACGCAGCCGGGCGTCACCGTGGTGCCCGGCGGCGTGCCGATCGTGCGCGACGGCGCGGTGATCGGGGCGATCGGCGTGTCCGGCGGCCAGGGCGGCGAGGACGAGCCCATCGCGAAGGCCGCCCTGTCGGCACTGGTCGCGGAAGCCGCGATCTGA
- a CDS encoding PP2C family protein-serine/threonine phosphatase has translation MRLSVLERATRAVLLIGDAHPALREGLAAAGFDVTAAEPGDVTDDLGHPDVVLLAASLGLPRVALLSRRAREAGAAGAMVFDDGDLGALEACVRAGFEFIAPPYSPVLLRGRIVSAWERGRLTARGERLAVEETIREYERDLFVAHDLQAGFLPDVLPKPPGWELGARFRPARMVAGDFYDVFELFDGRRLGFVVADVCDKGIGAALFMALIRTLLRHNAEHTPATLAAGSALSPALPPRLALGTGPLVQSVVDTNRYLVGHHLKQGYFATLFFGVLDPLSGGLVYLNCGHNPPVVVRADGTRTPLRPTGPALGLSEDSEYAPARVFLNPGDTLFAYTDGVVEARDVVGAQFGTEAMLRTLEPGRSVEEMLDSVDDALRRHVEGAEQFDDITMFGVRRIDRERSIA, from the coding sequence GTGCGGTTGTCGGTCCTCGAACGCGCGACTCGGGCGGTCCTGCTGATCGGGGACGCCCACCCCGCCCTGCGCGAGGGTCTGGCCGCCGCCGGGTTCGACGTGACCGCCGCCGAGCCCGGCGACGTCACCGACGACCTCGGCCACCCGGACGTGGTGCTGCTGGCCGCGTCCCTCGGCCTGCCCCGGGTCGCGCTGCTCAGCCGCCGCGCGCGGGAGGCGGGCGCGGCGGGCGCGATGGTGTTCGACGACGGCGACTTGGGCGCGCTGGAGGCGTGCGTGCGCGCCGGGTTCGAGTTCATCGCGCCGCCGTACTCGCCGGTCCTGCTGCGCGGCCGGATCGTCTCGGCGTGGGAACGCGGTCGGCTCACCGCGCGCGGCGAGCGGCTGGCGGTGGAGGAGACCATCCGCGAGTACGAGCGCGACCTGTTCGTGGCGCACGATCTCCAGGCCGGTTTCCTGCCCGACGTCCTGCCCAAGCCGCCCGGCTGGGAGCTGGGGGCGCGGTTCCGGCCGGCGCGGATGGTCGCCGGCGACTTCTACGACGTCTTCGAGCTGTTCGACGGCCGCCGGCTCGGGTTCGTGGTGGCCGACGTGTGCGACAAGGGCATCGGCGCGGCGCTGTTCATGGCGCTGATCCGGACCCTGTTGCGGCACAACGCCGAGCACACCCCCGCCACCCTCGCCGCCGGGTCCGCGCTGTCGCCCGCGCTGCCACCGCGGCTGGCCCTCGGCACCGGGCCGCTGGTGCAGTCCGTGGTGGACACCAACCGCTACCTGGTCGGCCACCACCTCAAGCAGGGCTACTTCGCCACCCTCTTCTTCGGCGTGCTCGACCCGCTGTCCGGCGGCCTGGTCTACCTCAACTGCGGCCACAACCCGCCCGTGGTCGTGCGCGCGGACGGCACCCGGACGCCGTTGCGGCCCACCGGTCCCGCGCTGGGCCTGTCGGAGGACAGCGAGTACGCGCCCGCCCGGGTGTTCCTCAACCCGGGTGACACCCTGTTCGCCTACACCGACGGGGTGGTGGAGGCCCGCGACGTCGTCGGCGCGCAGTTCGGCACCGAGGCGATGCTGCGCACGCTGGAGCCGGGGCGGTCGGTGGAGGAGATGCTCGACTCGGTGGACGACGCCTTGCGCCGCCACGTCGAGGGCGCGGAGCAATTCGACGACATCACCATGTTCGGCGTGCGCCGTATTGATAGGGAGCGTTCCATAGCGTAG
- a CDS encoding ATP-binding protein → MIPSTADTIGRQVAALVRDLAARADLDRTRAYRLRLAADEIATNAVTHGGVDVVHLCGGVAEDRVWVVLEDAAPAFDPRTHDPSAVLATDPEDRAPGGLGLFLVHSGVDELLYDRVDDRNRTTLVVHREQG, encoded by the coding sequence GTGATCCCGTCCACCGCCGACACGATCGGCCGCCAGGTCGCCGCGCTGGTGCGCGACCTGGCGGCCCGCGCCGACCTGGACCGGACCCGGGCGTACCGGTTGCGCCTGGCCGCCGACGAGATCGCCACCAACGCCGTCACGCACGGCGGGGTGGACGTGGTGCACCTGTGCGGCGGCGTGGCGGAGGACCGGGTGTGGGTCGTGCTGGAGGACGCGGCCCCGGCCTTCGACCCGCGCACCCACGACCCGTCGGCCGTGCTGGCCACCGACCCGGAGGACCGCGCCCCCGGCGGCCTGGGCTTGTTCCTGGTGCACTCGGGCGTGGACGAGCTGCTCTACGACCGGGTGGACGACCGCAACCGCACCACGCTGGTGGTCCACCGGGAGCAGGGGTGA
- a CDS encoding STAS domain-containing protein has product MAFEAKSHVWDGTATIRLRGELAAKSAGQLNRVIAEVSEQPLNRLVLLMDQLTYLSSAGLRSLVFAHQRLGRGVEIVLVGARPEVAETIRLTGFDRSVVMQEPV; this is encoded by the coding sequence ATGGCGTTCGAGGCGAAGAGCCACGTGTGGGACGGGACGGCCACGATCCGGCTGCGGGGTGAGCTGGCGGCCAAGTCGGCCGGGCAGCTCAACCGCGTGATCGCGGAGGTGTCCGAGCAGCCGCTGAACCGGCTGGTGCTGCTGATGGACCAGCTGACCTACCTGTCGTCGGCGGGCTTGCGCAGCCTGGTGTTCGCGCACCAGCGGCTGGGGCGGGGTGTCGAGATCGTGCTGGTCGGCGCGCGGCCGGAGGTGGCCGAGACGATCCGGCTGACCGGTTTCGACCGCAGCGTGGTGATGCAGGAGCCGGTGTGA
- the glgX gene encoding glycogen debranching protein GlgX produces MSTVELPTRWQAGFEVRAGRPLPFGATPVPGGVNFAVPSNHATAVTLVLYPRGVAQPMAELPIPQDFRVGGAWAITVLGIDPDEVEYGYRVDGPYDPEAGHRFDPSVVIADPYAKALAGAEVWGSRPVLYGPTPWRSKVVRDEFDWAGDRRPGIAHEDLVVYEAHVRGFTRHPNSGVAHPGTYAGLAEKIPYLKRLGVNCVELMPVFEFDEFTNSRHDPETDTWWYNYWGYSTVGFFAPKQSFAAGPSAVDELKDLIKQLHRAGIEVVLDVVFNHTAEGNEHGPTISFRGLDNRTYYMLTPDGEYYNFSGTGNTVDCNDPVVRGFVLDCLRYWASEYHVDGFRFDLAAILSRGPDGQVLADPPLVQALANDPVLRDCKLIAEAWDAAGLYQVGTFPGYRRFAEWNGRYRDVLRRFVKGDSGVVGELATRFIGSPDLYGDREPAASVNFVTAHDGFTLADLVSYNDKHNEANGEDGRDGDDGNHSWNCGVEGPTDDPEVLALRDRQVRNALLLLLTSQGVPMLLAGDEAGRTQQGNNNAYCHDSELSWFDWDLVKRNESLVEFTRRAIAFRQAHPALRRRGHLAGGRDVVWHGVAPEEPDWSDDSRLLAAELCCGDDRVYVAANAHWEGVEVELPEGNWRLFADTGAGVVHEPGEEPPVGGPVRLGPRSVVVLVASSDPAATTERVNGDGVRGEEPRVGRDGHDPAAG; encoded by the coding sequence GTGTCCACTGTGGAGCTGCCGACGCGGTGGCAGGCGGGGTTCGAGGTGCGCGCCGGGCGGCCGTTGCCGTTCGGCGCCACCCCGGTGCCCGGCGGGGTGAACTTCGCCGTGCCGTCCAACCACGCCACGGCGGTCACCCTCGTGCTCTACCCGCGCGGGGTGGCGCAGCCGATGGCGGAGCTGCCCATCCCGCAGGACTTCCGGGTCGGCGGGGCGTGGGCGATCACGGTGCTGGGCATCGACCCCGACGAGGTCGAGTACGGCTACCGCGTCGACGGCCCCTACGACCCCGAGGCCGGGCACCGGTTCGACCCCTCGGTGGTGATCGCCGACCCGTACGCGAAGGCGCTGGCGGGCGCGGAGGTCTGGGGCTCGCGGCCGGTGCTCTACGGGCCGACGCCGTGGCGCTCCAAGGTGGTGCGCGACGAGTTCGACTGGGCCGGCGACCGGCGGCCCGGCATCGCCCACGAGGACCTGGTGGTCTACGAGGCCCACGTGCGCGGGTTCACCCGCCACCCCAACTCCGGGGTGGCGCACCCCGGCACGTACGCCGGGCTGGCCGAGAAGATCCCGTACCTCAAGCGGCTGGGGGTGAACTGCGTCGAGCTCATGCCGGTGTTCGAGTTCGACGAGTTCACCAACTCCCGCCACGACCCCGAGACCGACACCTGGTGGTACAACTACTGGGGCTACAGCACGGTCGGGTTCTTCGCGCCCAAGCAGTCCTTCGCCGCCGGGCCGTCCGCGGTGGACGAGCTCAAGGACCTCATCAAGCAGCTGCACCGGGCGGGCATCGAGGTCGTGCTGGACGTGGTGTTCAACCACACCGCCGAAGGCAACGAGCACGGACCGACGATCTCGTTCCGCGGCCTGGACAACCGCACCTACTACATGCTCACCCCGGACGGCGAGTACTACAACTTCAGCGGCACCGGCAACACCGTCGACTGCAACGACCCCGTGGTCCGCGGGTTCGTGCTGGACTGCCTGCGCTACTGGGCCTCGGAGTACCACGTCGACGGGTTCCGCTTCGACCTGGCCGCGATCCTGTCCCGGGGTCCGGACGGGCAGGTGCTCGCCGACCCGCCGCTGGTGCAGGCGCTGGCCAACGACCCGGTGCTGCGCGACTGCAAGCTGATCGCCGAGGCGTGGGACGCCGCCGGGCTCTACCAGGTCGGCACGTTCCCCGGCTACCGGCGCTTCGCCGAGTGGAACGGCCGCTACCGGGACGTGCTGCGGCGGTTCGTCAAGGGCGACTCCGGCGTGGTGGGGGAGCTGGCGACCCGGTTCATCGGCTCGCCCGACCTCTACGGCGACCGCGAGCCCGCCGCGTCGGTCAACTTCGTCACCGCGCACGACGGGTTCACCCTGGCGGACCTGGTGTCCTACAACGACAAGCACAACGAGGCCAACGGCGAGGACGGCCGCGACGGCGACGACGGCAACCACTCGTGGAACTGCGGTGTCGAAGGCCCGACCGACGACCCGGAGGTCCTCGCGCTGCGCGACCGGCAGGTCCGCAACGCGTTGCTGCTGCTGCTGACCAGCCAGGGCGTGCCGATGCTGCTCGCCGGGGACGAGGCCGGGCGCACGCAGCAGGGCAACAACAACGCGTACTGCCACGACTCGGAGCTGTCCTGGTTCGACTGGGACCTGGTGAAGCGCAACGAGTCGCTGGTCGAGTTCACCCGGCGCGCCATCGCGTTCCGGCAGGCGCACCCGGCGCTGCGCCGGCGCGGCCACCTCGCCGGCGGGCGGGACGTGGTGTGGCACGGGGTCGCGCCGGAGGAGCCGGACTGGTCGGACGACAGCCGCCTGCTGGCCGCGGAGCTGTGCTGCGGCGACGACCGGGTGTACGTGGCGGCCAACGCGCACTGGGAGGGCGTGGAGGTCGAGCTGCCGGAGGGGAACTGGCGGCTGTTCGCCGACACCGGCGCCGGTGTCGTGCACGAGCCGGGGGAGGAGCCGCCGGTCGGCGGTCCGGTGCGACTCGGGCCGCGGTCGGTGGTCGTGCTGGTCGCGTCTTCGGATCCGGCCGCAACTACGGAAAGGGTGAACGGGGATGGCGTTCGAGGCGAAGAGCCACGTGTGGGACGGGACGGCCACGATCCGGCTGCGGGGTGA
- a CDS encoding AGE family epimerase/isomerase, whose amino-acid sequence MTDFVFSDLVAGYVVAFDPTRGALDLRTSDGTAVRARITRDTYAEMIRNLGEPAQGVSEPMIDLLVPGRHVFVHGLYYPERGHVTFDAKRVVLVGPGLSYRFEEADWWPRQLAELARFYRHAQFGAANPVDFADYRTILRLGGDKADDHVQETDTVSRLVYGMASAYMLTGDEDFLGVAEAGTEYLRENMRFVDRDEDVVYWYHGIDVRDGVQSRCFASEFADDAGSIPAYEQIYALVGPTQTYRITGDPRIASDIDGTLRLFEKFFKDPVRGGYYSHIDPILLSPHHESLGPNRSRKNWNSIGDHAPAYLINLYLATGDERHLRMLEETFDLIVEHFPDATSPFVQERFHGDWTPDRTWGWQQDRAVVGHNLKIAWNLTRMNALRGKESYTTLADRIARSLPAYGADRRRGGWYDVVQRVLGVGQDTHRLTWHDRKAWWQQEQAILAYFILAGTTGDEEFVRHGREAAAFYNAFFLDHDEGGVYFNVLADGHPYLLGTERLKGSHSMSMYHAAELAFLSTVYGRLLSGAGPLTLWFKPRPDGFKDRVLRVAPDALPAGSARLEWVEVDGRPHADFDPVAMTVTLPDSTEDVTVRAHLAPVEGR is encoded by the coding sequence ATGACCGACTTCGTCTTCTCCGACCTGGTCGCCGGGTACGTCGTCGCGTTCGACCCGACCCGCGGCGCGCTGGACCTGCGCACCAGCGACGGCACCGCGGTGCGCGCGCGGATCACCCGGGACACCTACGCCGAGATGATCCGCAACCTGGGCGAACCGGCCCAGGGCGTGTCCGAGCCGATGATCGACCTGCTGGTGCCCGGCCGGCACGTGTTCGTGCACGGCCTGTACTACCCCGAGCGCGGTCACGTCACCTTCGACGCCAAGCGGGTCGTGCTGGTCGGGCCGGGCCTGTCCTACCGGTTCGAGGAAGCCGACTGGTGGCCGCGCCAGCTGGCCGAACTGGCCCGGTTCTACCGGCACGCCCAGTTCGGCGCGGCCAACCCGGTCGACTTCGCCGACTACCGCACGATCCTGCGGCTGGGCGGGGACAAGGCCGACGACCACGTGCAGGAGACCGACACCGTCTCCCGCCTGGTCTACGGCATGGCCAGCGCGTACATGCTCACCGGCGACGAGGACTTCCTGGGCGTCGCCGAGGCGGGCACGGAGTACCTGCGCGAGAACATGCGGTTCGTGGACCGGGACGAGGACGTCGTCTACTGGTACCACGGGATCGACGTGCGCGACGGCGTGCAGTCGCGGTGCTTCGCCTCGGAGTTCGCCGACGACGCCGGGTCCATCCCCGCCTACGAGCAGATCTACGCCCTGGTCGGCCCGACGCAGACCTACCGGATCACCGGCGACCCGCGCATCGCCTCGGACATCGACGGCACGCTGCGGCTGTTCGAGAAGTTCTTCAAGGACCCGGTGCGCGGCGGCTACTACAGCCACATCGACCCGATCCTGCTCAGCCCGCACCACGAGTCGCTGGGCCCCAACCGGTCGCGCAAGAACTGGAACTCCATCGGCGACCACGCCCCGGCCTACCTGATCAACCTGTACCTGGCCACCGGCGACGAGCGGCACCTGCGGATGCTGGAGGAGACGTTCGACCTCATCGTCGAGCACTTCCCCGACGCCACGAGCCCGTTCGTGCAGGAGCGGTTCCACGGCGACTGGACGCCCGACCGCACCTGGGGCTGGCAGCAGGACCGGGCCGTGGTGGGGCACAACCTGAAGATCGCGTGGAACCTCACGCGGATGAACGCCCTGCGCGGCAAGGAGTCCTACACGACCCTCGCCGACCGCATCGCCCGTTCCCTGCCCGCCTACGGCGCCGACCGGCGGCGCGGCGGCTGGTACGACGTGGTGCAGCGGGTGCTCGGCGTCGGCCAGGACACCCACCGCCTGACCTGGCACGACCGCAAGGCGTGGTGGCAGCAGGAGCAGGCGATCCTCGCCTACTTCATCCTGGCCGGGACCACCGGGGACGAGGAGTTCGTGCGCCACGGCCGGGAGGCGGCGGCGTTCTACAACGCGTTCTTCCTCGACCACGACGAGGGCGGCGTGTACTTCAACGTCCTCGCCGACGGCCACCCGTACCTGCTGGGCACCGAACGGCTCAAGGGTAGCCACTCGATGTCCATGTACCACGCGGCGGAGCTGGCGTTCCTGTCCACCGTGTACGGACGGCTGCTCTCGGGCGCCGGTCCGCTGACGCTGTGGTTCAAGCCGCGGCCGGACGGGTTCAAAGATCGCGTTCTCAGGGTCGCCCCCGACGCCCTGCCCGCCGGGTCCGCCCGGCTGGAGTGGGTGGAGGTCGACGGCCGGCCGCACGCCGACTTCGACCCCGTGGCGATGACGGTGACGCTGCCGGACTCGACCGAGGACGTGACGGTGCGGGCGCACCTGGCGCCGGTGGAAGGGCGCTGA
- a CDS encoding DJ-1/PfpI family protein, which yields MPTLPRRENGRLSGRTVAILMETDYVEPEIHYYERRFAEEGATIEYLTRLWGQESITFTGHEYQVPLTVSGDLEAVDDARLRRYDAVIVPSGMVSDRLRYSENVNTLAPAVQLLQRAFAEPGVLKGIICHGMWLVSPIAEVVAGRRVTCHNNLIGDVRNMGAIYTDQDVVVDGDLVTGRSADAAHLFARTLIDLIAARTPVGSMRSRQRMLRGIGVTPQ from the coding sequence ATGCCCACGCTGCCCCGTCGCGAGAACGGCCGCCTGTCCGGTCGCACGGTCGCCATCCTCATGGAGACCGACTACGTCGAGCCGGAGATCCACTACTACGAGCGCAGGTTCGCCGAGGAAGGCGCGACCATCGAGTACCTGACCCGCCTGTGGGGCCAGGAGTCGATCACCTTCACCGGCCACGAGTACCAGGTGCCGCTGACCGTGTCCGGCGACCTGGAGGCCGTCGACGACGCCCGCCTGCGCCGCTACGACGCGGTGATCGTGCCCTCGGGCATGGTCTCGGACCGCCTGCGCTACAGCGAGAACGTCAACACCCTCGCGCCCGCCGTCCAGCTGCTCCAACGCGCCTTCGCCGAACCCGGTGTCCTCAAGGGCATCATCTGCCACGGCATGTGGCTGGTCAGCCCGATCGCCGAGGTGGTCGCGGGCCGCCGGGTCACCTGCCACAACAACCTGATCGGCGACGTGCGCAACATGGGCGCGATCTACACCGACCAGGACGTGGTGGTCGACGGCGACCTGGTCACCGGGCGCAGCGCCGACGCCGCCCACCTGTTCGCCCGCACGCTCATCGACCTCATCGCCGCCCGCACCCCCGTGGGCAGCATGCGCAGCCGGCAGCGGATGCTGCGCGGGATCGGGGTGACGCCGCAATGA